In Aestuariibius sp. HNIBRBA575, a genomic segment contains:
- a CDS encoding sulfotransferase produces MTDTLLSSDLLTRPDTDNAPVIVVGLPRSGSSFLSHVLSQLPDLYVFDDLYLQDKAKEIGATGPLGEGQLDKLLFFLGWQIRARLRFGSYAIPNMSKDEVDPMNAALKQAIGAQPIDWMDLQKEWMIRLAQRAGKSRWGYKLPKAFRNLDNLRRKYPDARVVFLLRQPHDVLKSFKFMPVDSQDGHPDRYHPVFYALYWRMAARAAQREMQLHPDRTCLITFDALTRDTQQTAETLSSFLSLGSVGAVTKPPRPNSSHGNAPQSEPARVLTGLEHALVSGLCNRQIDALGFERRRKSIALSDVADLARSTWRSLRFRLQERRKARLARKTPT; encoded by the coding sequence ATGACAGACACATTGTTAAGTTCAGATCTTCTCACCCGACCGGACACGGATAATGCGCCGGTTATTGTGGTTGGGCTCCCGCGGTCGGGGTCTTCGTTCCTCAGTCATGTTTTGTCGCAATTGCCGGATCTTTATGTGTTTGACGATCTGTATCTGCAGGACAAAGCCAAGGAGATCGGCGCAACCGGCCCCTTGGGCGAAGGCCAGCTGGACAAGTTGCTGTTTTTTCTGGGCTGGCAAATTCGGGCGCGGCTGCGATTTGGATCTTATGCTATTCCCAACATGTCCAAGGACGAAGTGGACCCGATGAATGCGGCGCTGAAACAGGCGATTGGCGCGCAACCTATTGATTGGATGGATCTGCAAAAGGAATGGATGATCCGTCTGGCACAGCGGGCAGGGAAATCCCGCTGGGGTTATAAACTGCCAAAGGCCTTTCGCAATCTGGACAATCTGCGTCGCAAATATCCGGATGCGCGGGTTGTGTTTTTGCTGCGTCAGCCCCACGACGTGCTGAAATCCTTTAAGTTTATGCCGGTGGACTCGCAGGACGGGCACCCGGATCGGTATCACCCGGTGTTTTATGCGCTGTATTGGCGGATGGCGGCGCGCGCGGCACAGCGTGAAATGCAATTACATCCCGATCGCACCTGCCTGATCACCTTTGATGCGTTAACGCGCGACACACAGCAGACGGCGGAAACGCTGTCGTCATTTTTGTCGCTTGGATCGGTGGGGGCTGTCACCAAACCGCCCCGCCCCAATTCATCCCATGGAAATGCCCCACAATCTGAGCCGGCACGTGTGTTGACTGGGCTGGAACATGCCTTGGTTTCCGGGCTTTGTAACCGTCAGATCGACGCGCTGGGATTTGAGCGTCGCCGTAAATCCATTGCCCTGTCAGATGTCGCGGATTTGGCCCGCTCAACATGGCGCAGCCTGCGGTTTCGCCTCCAAGAGCGGCGCAAGGCTAGGCTTGCCCGAAAAACACCAACCTGA
- a CDS encoding acyltransferase family protein yields the protein MTRPQHIPLPDIAKGIGIILVVFGHVWRGLAEAGLLQKGAVFETVDAAVYAFHMPLFFVLSGWFFPQLLTRGTAVTFVGRISQRLFYPLCLWTYIFIAFKVLAGSAANSPLGLDAFLRWPVPGYLHLWFLWALIVLQLGGLLMRPLVRRWPVFVALGGMAAAMTVLQSGLWLSPLWHQALKMAPYFFGGMVLGQFKWPQITGGLWVGLGVFVISDIGLILDVAPRGFAQSSLTVSCVGGLLFALHHLRSERPIWAGVQRIGQCSLAIYLCHTILSAGWRIGLVQLGITAVPIHLITGVGIGVLMPMLWHHHKVSPKIRLVFFGQA from the coding sequence ATGACCCGCCCACAGCATATCCCTCTGCCTGATATCGCCAAAGGGATTGGGATCATATTGGTGGTGTTTGGCCATGTCTGGCGCGGCCTGGCCGAAGCCGGGCTTCTGCAGAAGGGGGCGGTTTTTGAAACGGTGGATGCAGCCGTCTATGCCTTTCATATGCCGCTGTTTTTTGTATTGTCGGGCTGGTTTTTTCCACAGCTTTTAACCCGAGGCACAGCCGTCACCTTTGTGGGGCGTATCAGTCAACGACTGTTTTACCCGCTCTGCCTATGGACTTATATTTTTATCGCCTTCAAAGTTCTGGCCGGCAGTGCCGCCAACAGCCCGCTGGGGTTGGATGCCTTTTTGCGCTGGCCCGTTCCCGGTTATTTGCACCTGTGGTTCCTCTGGGCGCTGATTGTTCTGCAATTGGGGGGGCTTTTGATGCGCCCCCTTGTGCGACGATGGCCGGTTTTTGTGGCGCTGGGGGGCATGGCTGCGGCGATGACCGTGCTGCAATCAGGTCTGTGGCTGAGCCCGTTATGGCACCAAGCCCTGAAAATGGCGCCTTATTTCTTTGGGGGCATGGTGCTGGGTCAGTTTAAATGGCCGCAGATCACAGGCGGTCTGTGGGTCGGGCTCGGGGTGTTTGTCATCAGTGATATCGGGCTGATACTTGACGTTGCCCCCCGTGGCTTTGCCCAATCAAGCCTAACCGTTTCTTGTGTTGGGGGCTTGTTATTTGCCTTGCATCATCTCCGCTCAGAGAGGCCGATCTGGGCTGGGGTGCAACGGATCGGGCAATGTTCGCTGGCGATCTATCTCTGTCATACAATCCTATCTGCTGGGTGGCGGATTGGGCTTGTGCAACTTGGAATAACCGCGGTGCCGATCCACCTGATCACCGGGGTTGGCATTGGGGTGCTGATGCCAATGCTATGGCACCACCACAAGGTTTCCCCCAAGATCAGGTTGGTGTTTTTCGGGCAAGCCTAG
- a CDS encoding polysaccharide biosynthesis tyrosine autokinase, whose product MNTGQSPQTNAYPSSVQTNDDDLIDLGQLLTTLWRGKLVIMLFLLIFSALSGYYAYRVATPYYRATTVLMLETEQQSIVDLTSVVSGLSGDTAELNSEIEVLRSRELLGRVAEVENLIADPEFNAHLNPPALKRQIKVWLGLESPRAEAGQERQQTDVVSTLLDSVSVRNVPNSFVFQVVVTSEDPRKAARLADQVGQQYILYQLDVKFEATQTASTWLSGRVAELQQELEGAEAEVSEFSANSELISPETLTAMENQLKERRDRLAGLQVARETASANLAALVAVQDGTPQQQADAADDAQLTALLPSDGSPVPTRFTIQFRQILSRAELQANRAQSQLQSVQDSIVTLEAEIASQGQDLIQLQQLTREAEASRLLYEYFLGRLKETSAQEGIQQADSRILSHAVVPREPAVPRKSLIVVMGAMLGGMLGVALVLIREMRSKTFRTSSELETFAQLPVMGAIPQIPGRKRQDIQDYLASKPASIAAEAVRNLRTSVLLSNVDNPPQVIMTTSSIPGEGKTTLSFALAQNLVGMGKSVLLIEGDVRRRTFTQYMTAQQERGLISVLSERCDARDAIQVDERTGVDVLMSEASNVNAADTLSSASFARFIADMRSQYDFVIIDTPPVLVVPDARIIAQHADAILFNVRWDKTSRQMVRDALGQLASVGAQVNGLVLNNINLRGLKRYGYGAYGTYGKKYYTN is encoded by the coding sequence ATGAATACAGGCCAAAGCCCGCAGACCAACGCCTATCCCTCTTCTGTGCAGACAAATGACGATGATCTGATCGATCTGGGCCAACTGCTGACGACATTGTGGCGTGGAAAGCTTGTTATAATGTTGTTTTTACTGATTTTTTCGGCTCTTTCGGGCTATTATGCCTATCGGGTTGCGACCCCCTATTATCGGGCCACAACCGTGTTGATGCTGGAAACGGAACAACAAAGTATCGTTGATCTCACATCCGTTGTGTCGGGCCTGTCTGGGGATACGGCCGAACTGAATTCCGAAATCGAAGTGCTGCGCAGTCGTGAATTACTGGGTCGGGTGGCCGAGGTTGAAAATCTGATCGCTGATCCGGAATTTAACGCCCATCTCAACCCGCCTGCTCTGAAACGTCAGATCAAAGTCTGGTTAGGGCTAGAAAGTCCGCGCGCCGAGGCGGGTCAGGAACGCCAGCAAACCGATGTGGTGTCTACGCTGCTGGACAGTGTCAGCGTGCGCAACGTCCCTAACAGCTTTGTGTTTCAGGTGGTGGTTACCAGCGAAGATCCCCGCAAAGCCGCCCGTTTGGCAGACCAAGTCGGCCAGCAATATATTCTGTATCAACTGGACGTAAAATTTGAAGCAACCCAAACCGCATCCACATGGCTGAGTGGGCGGGTGGCCGAATTGCAGCAGGAACTGGAAGGCGCAGAAGCTGAAGTGTCAGAATTCAGCGCCAATTCTGAACTGATCAGCCCAGAAACCCTAACGGCCATGGAAAACCAGCTAAAAGAACGCCGCGACCGATTGGCGGGTTTGCAGGTGGCGCGGGAAACCGCCAGCGCCAATCTGGCCGCGCTGGTCGCTGTCCAGGATGGCACCCCCCAGCAACAGGCCGACGCGGCAGATGATGCTCAGCTTACCGCGTTGTTGCCCAGTGATGGATCCCCGGTTCCCACACGGTTCACCATCCAGTTCCGTCAAATCCTGTCGCGCGCTGAATTACAGGCCAACCGTGCCCAGTCCCAATTGCAATCCGTGCAGGATTCTATCGTCACGCTTGAGGCTGAAATCGCCAGCCAGGGTCAGGACCTGATCCAGCTGCAGCAGCTGACCCGCGAAGCCGAAGCCAGCCGGTTGCTCTATGAATATTTCCTTGGCCGGCTCAAAGAAACATCCGCCCAAGAAGGCATCCAACAAGCGGATAGCCGCATCCTGTCACATGCGGTTGTTCCGCGCGAACCGGCTGTGCCGCGCAAATCCCTGATTGTGGTGATGGGCGCGATGTTGGGGGGGATGCTGGGCGTTGCTTTGGTGCTTATTCGGGAAATGCGGAGCAAAACCTTCCGGACTTCCTCTGAGCTGGAAACCTTTGCGCAATTGCCGGTCATGGGGGCCATTCCGCAAATACCGGGGCGCAAACGCCAGGACATTCAGGATTATCTGGCGTCTAAACCGGCCTCAATCGCAGCCGAAGCGGTGCGCAACCTACGTACATCGGTGCTGCTGTCGAATGTGGACAATCCCCCGCAAGTGATCATGACCACATCGTCTATCCCCGGCGAAGGCAAAACCACGCTGTCCTTTGCGCTGGCGCAAAATCTGGTTGGGATGGGAAAATCCGTACTACTGATCGAAGGCGATGTGCGCCGCCGGACATTCACCCAATACATGACGGCCCAGCAGGAACGCGGCTTGATTTCGGTTCTGTCTGAACGCTGTGATGCACGGGACGCCATTCAGGTTGATGAACGTACCGGCGTGGATGTCTTGATGAGCGAAGCCAGCAACGTCAATGCCGCAGATACATTGTCATCCGCCAGCTTTGCCCGGTTTATCGCGGATATGCGCAGTCAGTATGACTTTGTGATAATCGACACGCCGCCGGTTCTGGTGGTGCCCGATGCCCGGATCATCGCCCAGCATGCCGATGCGATCCTGTTCAATGTGCGCTGGGATAAAACATCCCGCCAAATGGTGCGCGATGCGCTGGGGCAATTGGCCAGCGTGGGCGCACAGGTCAATGGGTTGGTGCTCAACAACATCAATCTGCGCGGCTTAAAGCGATACGGCTACGGCGCCTATGGCACCTATGGCAAAAAATACTACACCAACTGA
- a CDS encoding YjbH domain-containing protein — MPGHVHAEQLSLYGTPGLADLPTAMVLEDGNLALTSGYFGNNLRHSLTFQITPRTYGVFRYSIIDDIDEFADTRWDRSFDLHFLLAEETSNRPAIAVGLRDFGGTGIYSSEYLVATKHVSPRLTVTGGLGWGRLANRGGFDSPLSWFSDYFATRPDPRAGDNDQTGQLDAGSWFRGDVALFGGLEWQATDRLNLFVEYSPDLYLNERQFNDMPEPGPINLGASYAFENGFSLGAYYMQGTDLGLRLSYQLDPAQPRVPGGLDSAPVPLAPLSSVAAASWNQPGASPNALQDQVAAQLTAEGLHFMGLHITGNTARLIMRNDTYQAEAQALGRAARVLANTLPPHVSQFDITFVVQGMAQTNVTLTRADLSELEFDLQGDWLSQSRAQFSDAHGTTPDFNGSEFDWSLTPYTAFSLFEPQTPVRGDFGLQLHARYSPNPGLVFSGLMRQPLWGNIDGSNRLSNSVIQHVRSDALRYAQESDLEINYLTAEYFTRLGQDMFGRVTVGYLENMYGGVSGEMLWFPVNSRLAAGVELNYAVQRDFDMLFGFQDYDVLTGHASVYYDLGNDFHAQLDVGRYLAGDYGATLSLDREFNNGFKVGAFMTLTDVPFTDFGEGSFDKGIRIEIPNSWLSGEPSRDARISVIRPVVRDGGARLNVNNRLYGVVRDYRQPELTDQWGRFFR; from the coding sequence TTGCCGGGTCATGTGCATGCAGAGCAATTGTCGCTTTATGGCACGCCCGGATTGGCAGATTTGCCAACGGCCATGGTTCTAGAAGACGGCAATCTGGCGCTGACATCGGGGTATTTTGGCAATAATCTGCGTCATTCGCTGACTTTTCAGATCACGCCGCGCACCTATGGTGTATTTCGCTATTCGATCATCGACGACATTGATGAATTTGCCGATACGCGTTGGGATCGCAGCTTTGATCTGCATTTTCTACTGGCCGAAGAAACATCAAACCGCCCTGCCATCGCCGTGGGGTTGCGCGATTTTGGCGGCACGGGGATTTACAGCAGTGAATATCTGGTGGCGACCAAACATGTATCCCCACGTTTGACCGTGACAGGCGGGCTGGGTTGGGGGCGTTTGGCCAATCGCGGTGGGTTTGACTCGCCGCTATCCTGGTTTTCCGATTATTTCGCCACCCGCCCTGACCCGCGCGCCGGGGACAATGATCAGACCGGGCAATTGGATGCCGGATCGTGGTTTCGCGGCGATGTGGCGCTGTTTGGCGGGCTGGAATGGCAGGCGACGGATCGTCTGAACCTGTTTGTTGAGTATTCCCCGGATCTTTATCTGAACGAACGGCAATTCAACGATATGCCCGAACCCGGCCCGATCAATTTGGGGGCCTCATATGCCTTTGAAAACGGGTTCAGCCTTGGGGCGTATTACATGCAAGGCACCGATCTGGGGCTGCGGCTGAGCTATCAGCTGGACCCGGCGCAGCCGCGTGTGCCCGGTGGGTTGGACAGCGCGCCTGTGCCTTTGGCGCCGCTCAGTTCTGTGGCCGCGGCCAGCTGGAACCAGCCGGGGGCCAGCCCCAATGCCCTACAGGATCAGGTTGCCGCACAATTGACGGCCGAGGGGCTGCATTTTATGGGGTTGCACATCACCGGCAACACCGCTCGGTTGATCATGCGCAACGACACTTATCAGGCCGAAGCCCAAGCGCTGGGACGTGCCGCGCGGGTGCTGGCCAATACTTTGCCCCCCCATGTCAGCCAATTCGACATCACCTTTGTTGTGCAGGGCATGGCACAGACCAATGTGACCCTAACCCGTGCTGATCTGTCTGAATTAGAGTTCGACCTGCAGGGGGATTGGCTCAGCCAAAGTCGGGCGCAGTTTTCGGATGCCCATGGCACAACGCCTGACTTTAACGGGTCCGAATTCGATTGGAGCCTGACACCCTATACGGCCTTTTCCCTGTTTGAACCGCAAACCCCGGTGCGGGGTGATTTCGGATTACAGCTGCATGCGCGGTATTCCCCCAATCCCGGATTGGTGTTTTCGGGCCTGATGCGTCAGCCGCTTTGGGGCAATATTGATGGATCAAACCGTCTGTCCAATTCGGTGATCCAGCACGTGCGTTCAGATGCCCTACGCTATGCCCAAGAAAGCGATCTGGAAATCAATTATCTGACGGCTGAATATTTCACCCGTCTGGGGCAGGATATGTTTGGCCGGGTCACGGTGGGCTATCTGGAAAACATGTATGGCGGTGTGTCCGGCGAAATGCTGTGGTTCCCGGTCAACAGCCGTTTGGCGGCGGGGGTCGAGTTGAATTATGCCGTGCAGCGGGATTTTGACATGCTGTTTGGGTTTCAGGATTATGACGTCCTGACCGGGCATGCATCGGTTTACTACGATCTGGGCAATGATTTTCACGCGCAACTGGATGTCGGGCGCTATCTGGCCGGGGATTACGGCGCAACGCTGTCGCTGGATCGGGAATTCAACAATGGCTTTAAGGTTGGGGCGTTTATGACCCTAACCGATGTGCCGTTTACCGATTTCGGCGAAGGGTCGTTTGACAAAGGCATTCGGATTGAGATCCCCAATAGCTGGCTGTCAGGGGAACCGTCACGCGATGCGCGGATCAGTGTCATCCGGCCTGTTGTGCGCGATGGCGGCGCACGGCTGAACGTCAATAACCGGCTTTATGGGGTGGTGCGGGATTATCGCCAGCCTGAATTGACCGATCAATGGGGGCGGTTTTTCCGATGA
- a CDS encoding YjbF family lipoprotein, which produces MRNAALAGLLLLAGCGGQWGDQPQFSPRFVPLMQADAPQLQVRFMETGLNSTLLLAQNRDGVQTWLAADGAGILVEDGMVMGTRGVGQGLLAVEASATRRAIRARRAGVITERFHTYLLGDDTTRTRTYQCLIETRGAANVLTENGNVPALLWAESCNSLDQSFVNLYWINPTTSRVIQSRQWIGDFSGEILLRPRV; this is translated from the coding sequence ATGCGGAATGCGGCATTGGCCGGGCTTTTGCTGTTGGCGGGCTGTGGGGGGCAATGGGGCGATCAGCCACAATTTTCGCCCCGCTTTGTGCCGCTGATGCAGGCCGACGCCCCACAATTGCAGGTCCGGTTTATGGAAACTGGGCTGAATTCGACCCTGCTTTTGGCCCAGAATCGCGACGGTGTGCAAACATGGCTGGCCGCAGATGGGGCCGGTATTCTGGTCGAAGATGGCATGGTGATGGGCACCCGCGGCGTGGGTCAGGGGCTGCTGGCTGTGGAGGCCAGCGCAACCCGTCGCGCCATTCGGGCGCGCCGCGCTGGCGTGATCACCGAACGGTTCCACACCTATCTGCTGGGCGATGACACCACCCGCACACGAACTTATCAATGCCTGATCGAAACGCGCGGCGCGGCCAATGTCCTGACGGAAAATGGCAACGTCCCTGCCCTGCTTTGGGCCGAGAGCTGTAACTCTCTGGATCAAAGTTTCGTCAATCTGTATTGGATAAACCCAACAACGAGCCGCGTGATTCAATCCCGACAATGGATTGGTGATTTCAGCGGAGAAATCCTGCTTAGACCCCGCGTCTAA